A stretch of DNA from Desmospora activa DSM 45169:
TAATTGGGACAGTCCACTATTTTTCTCCTGAACAAGCCAAAGGAAAGGAAACGAACAGCACTTCGGATCTGTACTCGGTCGGTATCGTCTTATATGAAATGGTGACGGGAACCATTCCCTTTGATGGTGAAGAAGCGATCGGTATTGCCCTTCAACACTTACAGGATCCGGTGCCTGACCCCCGTGCGATTCAGCCGGACATCCCTGAGTCCTTTTGCCAAATCATCTATCGGGCGATGGAGAAAGATCCAAAAGATCGGTTTCAAACGGCGCAAGAGATGATCGTCAGCTTACAACACTTTTTATATAACCATACTTCAGGGAGTTACCCCTTTCCGTTAATGGGAGAGAACAGTGCTGCTGCAGCGGAGGGGAAAAATTACCAGACACCAGCTCCCTATTGGTGGAACCCAAACGGACAACAGACACCGCCTCCCTATTGGAACCCAAACGGTCAACAGACACCGCCTCCACAAGCAAACGAAAATGGCCAACAGGCGCCACCTCCGCAAACAAGCGGACACGGCCAACAGACGCCGCCTCCGCAAGCAAGCGGATACGGGCAGCAGGCGCCACCTCCGCAAACAAGCGGACACAACCAACAGACGCCGCCTCCGCAAGCAAGCGGATACGGCCAACAGACGCCGCCTCCGCAAGCAAGCAAACACGGGCAGCAGACACCACCTCCACATGCAAGCGGACACGGGCAGCAGACACCGCCTCCACGTACAGCCTCCACCCCCAAAAAAGAGAAGGACAAAACAGGGTGCTTTCTGGTGGGCGGGGCTATACTGTCGGTATTGATCGGATTGACGGCAATTATTTTGTTTATCGGTTACTTTATTTTTAATGATTTCATACAAGGGTTTAATGAAGGATTTCGTGGAGGATACCAAGACGAGCCTAATCAAAGCGATGCGGAACAGGCTGATGACGATCAGTCTGATGAGACTGAGGCAGATGAGGTGGATGAAAATGGGGATTCCGCTGACACTGACACTGACTCTGATGCAGACGGTTATAATTGGAAGCAGGATATCCCCGAGAACGAAGGAAACGATACCTTTCAAAACTTCTCTCATGAAGGTGAAAACGGCAATTATACTGTAACGTTAGATGTGAAAATGGATGATTTTGCGTATAACTACGATGTGATCGTCTCTGATCAAAATGGAGAACGAACCGTTCGGGAAAAGCAGACCGGTATATCATATGGGGAAGGAACATCGAACTGGATCTTTGTGCGACAGGATGAACTCCCTGGGCCGGGAGGTTTGATCAAAGTGGCTTATTATAAACAGGACGGTTCAGAACGTACGGAATATCTGTTGGAAGAATTTTAGTAAGCATAGAGTAGCGAAGAACATTTAAAGAGAGACACTACTGGCACAGGTGTCGTTGAGTCAAGGGCAAGTGTGGACTTGCCCTTGTTTCATATTTTGTATTGCTGTTGGTAACCACATGAAGTGGCCGTCTTGAATACCCAGTGTCTCCGTTAATTTGGAGTCGTGCACACCTGCCCTCAGGGGTACCGATGGTAATCAAGCTAATTTTAGTATTGATGAAAGTGGGTGACAACCTTGAGTCCAAATGGACAACAGAGCTCCAGAAAAAAAGGTGGAGGAAAAATCGGGTGTTTTGTGGCGCTCGGGTGTGTGGCGATATTAATCGTATTAACAATCATTGTTTTGCTTGGAGGGTACTTCCTGTTTGGTGATTCAATCATGGAATTTGGTAAAGGACTGATCGGCCAGGGTGGTTCCAATGATAGTAAAGGCGGCGCTGGTCAGGCCGGTGACGCTTATAATTGGAAGAAAGATATCCCCGATAGTGAAGAAAATGATACTTTTCAAAACTTCGCTCATACCGGTGAAGACGGTAATTATGAAGTAACATTAGATGCCCATGATCGAGAGAGTCTGGTTTCGTTCGTGTTTCATTACGACATTATTGTCGCTGATCGCAAAGGCATACGAACCGTAAGCGAAAAGAATGTTGGCACAGGGTCTTTCGGTGAAGAAAAAGAAGAAGTAACGGTCTCCGTGAGTATGATGTCGGATGATGTTCCAGAGCAAGGCTTGATCAAAGTCGCTTTTTATAAACCGGATGGTTCAGAACGCACGGAATATTTGTTAGAAACGATTGAGTAATCGTGTGACCACAAAGCTGCATTTAAAAAGGCGAGATGCTGGCACGGTGTCGTTGAACCAAGGGCAAGTATTGATGGACTTGCCCTAACCTTCTTCCTGTTTTCGGTGCTGATGACCGGATATGGCGTCAGCCTCACATTCCCAGTGTCTCCGACTGAGTTGAAGTCAAGAAGTCATCAAGCCAATTTTAGTATATTAAAGAAGGTGTTAACCTTGGGTGCAAGTGAACGGCAAAACTCCGGGAAAAAAAGCAGAGGAAAAACAGGGTGTTTCGTGGCGATTGGGTGTGGGGCAGTTTTACTTGGGTTGATGGTCATTGTGATGCTTGTTGGCTACCTTATATTTGGCGTTTTTATAGACGAAATGATTTTCAGCTATTCCCCCTATGTTCCTGATTTTTATTATTATATTTCTCTCAAGAGAATAGAATTTTTACATTCCTTAGAAAATCTATTCTAGATCTAACCCGTTGGTAATGGTTAGTAAAACGTCTCGATAACGCAGGAAACGACACCATCATCATAACCCGATAAAGACGCATTACGGGCATTGATCAAGATGCTCTAGTACTCATGTATCATTAATGGATGGTTTTATGGCCGCGTTTAGCGGCCTTTTCTATTTCCAGAGGTGTACTTTTGTACAAATGCGTTTTTCCGGGACACATGGAATGGTAAAATCTTTAGCAGCGAGCGCGATTTCGGTCCGCTGTTTAAAGAGAGGATGATCACCTTGGAAGGGAAAACACTGGGAGGTCGGTACGAAATTCTCCACCGTCTCGGTGGCGGCGGGATGGCAGTCGTCTACCTGGCACAAGATCGTTTTCTAGACAGACGGGTAGCGGTCAAAGTGTTAAAAAAAGCCCTCAGCCGGGATGAGGACTTGGTTCGCCGTTTTAACCGGGAAGCCAAAGCGGTGGCCAGTATGTCCCATCCCGGTGTAATCAAGGTTTATGATGTCGGTCGGGAAGACGATATTCACTATATGGTAATGGAATATATGGAAGGTGCTTCTCTGATGGATCGCATCGCGAAAGGAAAGCTTGCCACCCGTGAGGCGGTGGAGATTGCGATCCAGATCTGCGATGGATTGGAACATGCTCACCAACAGGGAGTGATCCATCGCGACATTAAGCCCCACAATATCATGGCTACCGCCGACGGGCAGTTTAAGCTAGGGGATTTTGGGATTTCTCGCTTAAGCGGGGCTACTGCCATTACGCAGACGGGAGCCGTGATCGGTTCCATCCATTATTTTTCCCCCGAACAAGCACGAGGGCGGGATATTACAAAACAGAGCGACATTTACTCCCTCGGGGTGGTTCTATTTTACGTGGTAACGGGTGTGCTGCCCTATGATGGCGATGAAGCAGTTGCCATCGCACTAAAACATCTGGAGGAACCGGTGCCGAATCCGCGCGACTGGGATCCGGAGTTGCCTGAGGGGGTGTGCCATGTGATCGCCCGTGCCATGGCCAAATCAAAAGAGGAGCGTTACCCATCGGCAGCGGAGATGAAAGCCGATTTGGAACAGGCGTTTACCGTTCCTTTTCGCGGAACTATTCTATCTTTATCCGCTGAAGCGAAAGTGACGGGAAGCGATCGTACGGATAGAGCCCTGGAAGAAGTGGGCGACAAAAAAAACGACAGATGGAAAGAGATTTTAGGGAAGCGAAGAGTTTGGTTTGGACTGGGTACCGGCATGGCTTGTGTAATGCTATTATGCTTCTTTTTGATTCAATCGCACGATTCAAATACCCTCGATGAATCAACCCCATCAGAAACGGCATCCGTTTTCCCACCGCCGGAAACCGCGGATGACGAGGAGAAAGCGGTCATTGACGAGCCGGAAGAAGAGGTGGAGCAAGAGGAAGAAGTGGTTGCAGAGGCGGAAGAGGAGAAGGAACGAAGGGAAGTAGAACCGACCCCTACCCCCGATCAAGAACAGCCACCTCCTGTTGATCCAGGGTGGAAGGCTACCTTCGATGATCAGACCGGCACTCTCCAAGTGAGCGGTCAAGAGCAGGAGGGAACTTTTGCGATCAGCGTATATCATCGAGGTGAGATGTACGACAATTATACGTCAGAGGAGAAACGCTGGAGTCAGCTGCGTTACCGTTTTCCGGAATGGGATAACTACGAGCCTGGCAAATATGAGATCGATGTGTACTTTATGCGCAAAGGTGTCGATACGGGGGATTATATTGACCTGTTTACCGTGGAAAAAGAAGGCGTAAACAATGGGGATGAATGATGGGAGAATTATCTGTATTGGTTAATAAAAAGATCCTTCTTCCTTAGCCGAAATTGGTTTATCAACTGGCTTTGCGGGAGAGACAACATGTAAGAAAGGAGGGGGTTCGTACATGGAAGGGAAGCTGTTGGGACAACGCTATGAAATTTTGCGTCAGCTAGGCGGTGGGGGGATGGCTGTTGTCTACTTGGCGCAGGACCGATTGCTGGAGCGGCAAGTGGCAATCAAAGTGCTGGACGATGAGCTGGGTCATGATACGGATTTTATTCGCCGTTTTGAACGGGAGGCGCAAGCGGCGGCTAGCCTCTCTCATCCTCATATCATCGCGATTTATGATGTTGGGCAAGAAGATGAGATTTACTATATTGTGATGGAGTATATGGAAGGAGCTTCCTTGATGGATCGCATTGCGGAACGGGGAATGATACCGGCCCGTGAAGCGGTGGAGATTGCGATCCAGATCTGCGATGGATTGGAACATGCTCACCAACAGGGAATCATCCATCGCGATATCAAACCGCACAATATGATGGCGACCGCCACCGGACAGTTTAAGTTGGGTGATTTTGGGATTGCACAACGTCATGGGGCGACAGCGCTAACCCAGTCAGGACAGGTGATGGGATCGGTTCATTATTTTTCTCCGGAGCAGGCCCAGGGTAAAACGGTAGGCCCCCAGAGCGATGTGTATTCCTTAGGCGTGGTCTTGTACGAAATGGTGACGGGAACCCCTCCTTTTAACAGTGAGGAAGGGATTGCCATCGCCTTGTCCCATTTGCGCGATCCGATTCCAGATCCGCGCCGATGGAACCTCGATTTGCCCGACGGAGTGTGCCATGTGATCGCCCGCGCCATGGAAAAATCGAGCGATACGCGCTATCAATCCACAGCAGAGATGAAAGCGGAGTTGGAACAAGCTTTTCTCGACATTCCGCGCCAACCGGTGCAAGCCTTTGCTCCTGTTTCCGCCGTTTCGGAGGAGGGAGGGATGGTGGCTAATGCTGCATCAGGTAAGGGAAAAGGGTGGCGCGAGTGGCTACATAAACGAAGGCTTTGGTTTGGGTTAGGTATCGGATTGCCCCTGGTGTTGGTATCGTTTTTTATCCTGTGGGTAGGCGGGGAATTAGTACAAACACAGGGAGGGGAGAATGGGCCCCAACAGCCGCGGGAAGTTGCAGGTGTAGCAGAAAAGGAGGAGCAAACAGACGGTCAGGAACAAGAGGTTACGGCAGAGGCTGAGACTGGGGAGCAACAACAGCCATCCGACCAGACTGAGAAGAATCAATCTGCAGCCGACGAAAAAAAGGAAAACGATTCCCCGCCTTCCTCTACCACTCCCCCTTCACAGCAGCAACCAGAGGAAAGGGTGGTCCCCCAGTTTGAGGAATTTTTCGATGAAGCAACATGGACGGTACGGGCCAAAGCGACCCAACCGGGGGAAGGGTATTTTCGTATCTGGGTGTTTAAAGATGATACGCCAGAATACTACCAGCATTATCAATCCGAAGAAAAATACTGGGACACATTTTCGTTTACCATCCCCGATTGGGAAAGCTTCCCCCCAGGAACCTATAAAATCTCGCCACATTTTCACCAAAGTGAGCTTGATGCGCTGCCGGTGGACAGCGATCGAGAATTTACAGTGGTAAAAGATTGACCGCTCCCGATGCGTAAACGCAGGGGATTCCTGCGAGCAGTAGTCCCAACGACCAGTTATCTTAGCAGGCTCTACCCGTAGGTCCCACGGTGAAAACAAAAAATGCTCTGCTACCTTAGCTTGGTTTTCGCAACTTCAAAGAGACGGGTGGTTGAAGATTTTACACTACAGACCGATTTTCGGTAGCATATCTTCAGTTTTCAACGAGCGAATATGATTCTACCAAAAAATTGTCAGACTTCATTTAGAGATATCGGGTTTTTTCGAGTGATAGTAAGATTATACCCCATCCCCCTTATCCCTTACATACCGCAGTCAATATCGGGGCATGCTCGCGGTTGAGAACTTGATATTGAACGGTTTGATAGTCGGTATCCAGCTGTTTCATCCACGCCAATACCTGCTCTGCTTCTTCGCGACCGCCAGGGTGGCCGGTGTAGAGGACGGCGGTCAGGATGCCGCCGGGGTTGAGCATATCCACCGCTTGCCGCATCGCATCCAGGGTGGTGTCGGTTTGGGTGGTGATCGTTTTGTCGCCATGAGGGAGGTAGCCCAAATTGAACATGACGGCATCTATATGGAGAATGCTGCGGTTGTAGAGATGAAATTTTATCTTTTCGTGGCTGTCGTGAAAGAGCGTGACACGGCCATCCAAGGACTCTTTTTCCAAACGTAAGCGGCTGCGTCGAACCGCTTCTTCCTGTATGTCAAATCCAAAAACCCGTCCGGCATCGCCCACGTGATCGGCCAAAAAGCGAATGTCATGGCCGTTTCCCAGGGTAGCGTCGACGGCGATTCCACCGGGGGGGAGGCGTTCCGCCACCCATTGGTGGGTTTGTTGCAAAATACCGGGAAGCATCAGGCTTTTTCACCTACCCATTGCGGTAAGAGTGAGGGGGTAGCAGGAGACCATTTTTTCCCTTGCCAGGAATGGCGCCGCTTTAGCTCATCGTCGATGGCGTTGAGCGCCTCCCATTTTTTTGTACTCCACATCGGCCCGATCATCAGATCCGGCGGGCCGTCCCCTGTCACTCGGTGAATCACCATCTGCGGTGGCAACAGTTCCAACGTATCCACCACTAAGCGTACATAGGTGTCCCGATCCAAAAACTGAAGCAGTCCCTGTTTGTATTGTTTGACCATCGGTGTTTTTTTCAACAGATGGAGGGAATGGATCTTGATGCCTTGGATATCCATATTGGCACAGGCACGACCCGTCTCCAGCATCATCTCCGGCGTTTCCTGCGGCAGACCGTAAATGATGTGGGCGCAGGTGCGGATATTTCGCTGTCGCAGCTTGGCGACTCCTTCTAAAAAACAGGCGTAATCGTGTCCGCGATTGATTAGGTCCGAGGTGGAGTCATGCACCGTCTGCAAGCCCAGCTCCACCCAGAGATAGGTGCGCTCATTTAATTCTTCCAATAAATCCAGCACATCGTCCGGCAAGCAGTCCGGCCGGGTGGCGATGGAGAGGCCGATCACATTTTCCTGCTCCAAAATGCATTCATACATGGGGCGAAGTTCCTCCGCCGGTGCATAGGTATTGCTAAATGCCTGAAAATAACCGAGATATTTCGCTTGCGGCCATTTTTGGTGCATGCGCTCTTTTACCCGTTGAAACTGTTCCACCAAATCTTGCCGTCGATCTCCAGCAAAATCGCCAGAGCCGCGCGGACTACAGAAGGTGCAGCCACCGGAGGCGACAGTTCCATCCCGGTTGGGACAAGTAAAGCCACCATCCAAGGGAACTTTAAAGATCTTTTCTCCGAAGTGGCTGCGCAGGTGGTGGTTCCATGTATGGTAACGTTTATCCCCCCATGTGAGAGGAATTGGTTTCTGTTGTTTTGGTGCGTACATATACAACCCATCCTTATAAAAGCGATCTTTCCCCATTATACACCATGGTGGTGAGATCCCAAGTTTGATTCAGCGATGACTGGGAAAAAATATTTATAGAGTCAGCTGGAAAGGAGCAGATATACTTGAATTCGGATATCCAAACATTGATCGACGGACTGAATGAAGATCTGGCATATGAGTATGCAGCGGTTATCTCGTATACGTACAATGCTGCCGTTGTTTCCGGTTTAGCCCGTCCAGTCTTAAAATCGTTTTTTGAAGAAGAAGCTCAGGATGAAATTCGTCACGCCAGTTACCTATCGGAGAAAGTTGCCGCTCTGGGTGGAGTACCGGTCGTACAGCCGGCGGAGGTAAAGCAGACTTCCAGCGTAAGGGAAATGTTGGAAAATGCCATCGCTGATGAGGATGCTACCATTCATCGCTATATGAAACGGATTGAGCAAGCGGAAAAAGCCGCCCAGTACGGTTTAAAGGTGGATTTAGAGGATATGGTGGCCGATGAGTCCAACCATAAGGAAGAGTTGCAGCGCTTGTTGAACGATCCTCGCTTATAAGGAATGAGTGAAAAACCGCAACGCGTCATGTGTTGCGGTTTTTTTGTATGCCGGGTATGCTGGAAGCGTAAAAAAGATCGAAGCCTGTCGGAAGTGTTGGTCAGGGCAGGAGAGGTGAGGTTTATTTGATGAAAAAGCATTTGCACTTATTTTTATGGTTGGTTCTATTATTATTTGTGATGGTGTCGGGCTGCTCCCTGTTTGCGGGTACTGAGTCGGAGAAGTCGGATGACAGCGTGGATAAAAACGGATCTCTGTCTGCAGAGGAAATCCTTCAGAAAGCGGAAGCCTCGATGACCGACACGAGTGGGGTTCGTTATGATATTGTCGGTGATCAATCGCTCGTGATCGAAAAAGACGGAAAAAATAAAGCGGCCACAATGGATTTTAATGCGGCCTTACAGTTGGATCAGAAGCCATTTGCCATCCATTTAAAAGGGAATATCAATACGGATACCGACACTGTACCCGTTGAGTTGTATTTGGCACAGGGTATCTGGTATAGCCGCATGGATGAAGGGGACTGGACTCGCTCCACTATTCCCTCCTTCGGAAATGGGCAGGGGCAAAATTTGCTCCCAGCAGAATCGTTGCAACAGTTTCGGCGGATGATTGAGGAATCCAATGACAGTTCAAGGGTGCATTTTTCTAACGAAGAAGATGCATATGTATTAGAACTGAATGTAACAGAGGAAGGATTGAAAAAAGAGTGGGGTGACGATTATAAAAATCTGAAAAAGAAATTGGAGCCGTCTTGGGAAGAAATCGGTCTTACCGCTAGGCAAGCGGAAGCCAGGATTGTTCAGTTTAATCGTCGCTTTTCCATTGACAAGGAGACATTTATACCAAAGCAGATCGATCATGCAACCATCTGGGAAATTCCGTTAGAAAAAGGTTCCATCACGCTAGAACAAAATATGGTAATCACTTATGCTGGTGAATCGACACGATCGATCACCATACCAGCGGAGGTCACAAGAAGTTCCCAAGACAAATAGACTCTCAAACAGGGGTTCCCTGGTGTGGCCGCCTACCCTACTTTAAAATGCCATCTCAAAGAGGTGGTTTTTTTCTGTTTTATATGGTTTTTGCCGGGATGCTATAGCACTTTTTATCTGTATCAATGATATATAAAAAACTGTATCATAACCTGTTGCAACCATGTATCATATAGTAAATATCTTGTATTTCGCTGGTATTGACGGAGTATATCGTGGGGTGTATCATTCAAATGTATGGGTTGTAACCAAACAGGAGTAATGGTTGGCTCAAGGAAACCCAAACCGTTTTAGCGGCAAGGCGGACAGGATTTAACAGTTTTTGCGTCCGGTATGAAGGGAAGGTACTTCTGAGACTGTTTCTCTCCTATTCATCCCATATTCCTGTTGTTCGCATGGACAACGGGTAAACTTGGCAGGATAAGGAGATGAACGGATCATATTAGCCCGGTGAGGAGCATTAAGAAACGAGGTGTGCAATTGTGCCTAAAGTAATGGAGTTGAAGCAGGGTTCGGAAATGTTTCAAATCCTAAATGAAAACGGTGAGATTGTCGAAGGGCAACAAGCACCAGATCTCTCCGATGACGAACTGAAAGACATTTATCGCTGGATGTTGCGAATCCGTACGTTTGACGGGCGTGCCATTAAGCTGAACCGTCAGGGACGCTTAGGTTTTTATGCGCCGATGGCAGGCCAGGAAGCGTGCCAGATCGCATCGATGGCTGCGCTAAAGAAGAGCGATATGCTGTATCCCAGCTATCGTGATGTCGGTACCGCTATGTATCATGGATTGCCGATGGAAAATGTTTTCCTCAATTCCCGTGGTCAGATTACGGGCATGAAAACGCCGGAGGGCGTAAACGCTTACCCGCCGCAAATCATCATCGCCGCTCAAGTTCTTCACTGTGCCGGTTCCGGTTGGGCTTTCCGCCTGCGGGATGAAGATCATGTTGCGATCTGTTTCTTCGGAGACGGGGCGACCTCAGAAGGGGACTTCCACGAAGGACTCAACTTTGCCGCCGTCTACGATGCCAACTCCATTTTCTTCTGTCAAAACAACCAATACGCCATCAGTGTGCCGCTTCATAAACAGATGCGTTCCGAGACGATCGCCCAAAAAGCTGTCGCTTACGGCATCGCCGGCATTCGCGTCGACGGCAACGATGCCTTGGCCGTCTATGAGGCGACCAAACAAGCGGCTGAACGTGCCCGCAAAGGGGAAGGACCGACCTTGATCGAAGCGGTTACCTACCGTGTTGGACCGCACACCATGGCGGGTGATGACCCGGGTCGCTACCGCACGAAAGAAGAGGAAGAGACCTGGACCTCTAAGCGTGATCCGCTCAAGCGCCTCCGTCAATACCTGGATTCCAAAGGCCTCTGGTCTGATGCCGAGGAAGAGCAGGTACAAGAAGAAGTGCTGAACGAGATGAACGAAGCGATCAAAAAAGTGGAGAAAGCACCGAAAGGGACCGTCGCTGAATTGATCGACGATCTCTATGCTGAAACTCCGGCACTCCTTAAAAAGCAAAAAGATGAATACCTCTCCTGGAAGGAGGGCAAATAAGCCATGGCTACCATGACCTATATTCAAGCCATCAACCAAGCACTTAGCGTCGAAATGGAACGGGATAAAAACGTACTCGTCATGGGTGAAGACGTCGGGGTGAACGGCGGTGTTTTCCGTGCAACCGCCGATCTGTACCAAACCTTCGGCGAGAAGCGTTCCTTTGACACCCCGCTGGCGGAGTCCGCGATCATCGGTACGGCGATCGGTCTCGCCAACCACGGCTTCCGTCCGGTTCCCGAGATCCAGTTTGCCGGATTTGTCTATGAGTGTATGGACCAAATCTCGACGCAAGCCGCTCGGATCCGCATGCGTTCCGGTGGACGTTTCAACGCTCCCATCACCGTCCGCGTTCCCTTCGGCGGCGGCGTAAAAACGCCGGAAATGCACTCCGACAGCCTGGAAGCATTGTTTATGCACAGCCCTGGGGTAAAAGTGGTGATCCCCTCTACCCCTTATGACGCCAAAGGCTTGCTGATCTCCGCCATCCGGGACGATGACCCGGTCATCTTCTATGAATCGATGAAGCTGTATCGCTCCATTAAAGCCGATGTGCCGGAGGAAGCATACACCGTGCCCTTGGGCAAAGCCAACGTGGTCCGGGAAGGCACCGACGTTACCCTGATCGCTTACGGCGCTATGGTTCATACCGCGGAAAAAGCGGCGGCACAAGCGGAGAAAGAGCGTGGTGTAAAAGCGGAAGTGATCGACTTGCGCACGATTTCTCCCTTTGATCTGGAGACGATCATCGGCTCCGTCACCAAAACCCATCGCGCTGTTGTCATCCATGAAGCGGCCCAAACCGGCGGTGTTGGTGCGGAATTGTCCGCTCGCATCCACGAAGAAGCGATCCTCTCTCTGGAAGCGCCGGTGGTGCGTGTGACTGGTTTTGACACCCCGTACCCGTTGACAGCGATCGAAGACGAATACTTACCGACAGTGGACCGAATCTGTGCCGGTATCTACAAAACGCTGGACTTTTAATTGAAAGGAGGTACCCGATCGTGGCTTTTGAATTTAAATTGCCTGATGTAGGTGAAGGGATCCACGAAGGCGAAATCGTGAAGTTTCATGTTAAAGAAGGCGATTCCATCAACGAAGATGATGTGCTCGCTGAAGTGCAGACGGATAAAGCGGTGGTGGAGATCCCCTCCCCCGTGACCGGTACCGTCAAAAAACTGAACGCCGCTGAAGGCGAAGTGATCGAAGTCGGCTCCGTATTGGCTGTCTTTGACACCGGCGATGGAGACGCAGCGGAAGAGACGGCAACCGAAGAGGCAAAAGCGGAAGAAACCCCTGCCCCGGCAGAAGAGAAGAAAGAAGAAGCTCCTGCTGCTCCCGCCGCCACCGGCAAGCAGGTGTTGGCGATGCCTTCCATCCGCAAAAAAGCCCGGGAGCTGGGCATCGATATCAGCCAGGTAGCAGGTTCCGGCCCCCGTGGCCGCATCACCTTGGAAGATCTGGAGAACTTCCAAGCAGGCGGTGCTAAACAAGAAGCCCAACCGGAAGCGGAGCAAGCAGCTCCGGCTCCTGCAGCGAAAGAAGCTGCCGCGCCTGCGCCCGCAGCACAGGCGCCACAAGGAAACGAAGAGCGTATTCCGCTGCGCGGTATGCGTCGTACCATCGCCAAGCGGATGGCACAAAGCGTCTACACCGCTCCCCATGTGACGATTATGGATGAGGTGGATGCATCCGAGCTGATCGAAATGCGCAAATGGGCGAAGCCGATGGCGGAACAGCGCGGCATCAAGCTGACCTACATGCCTTTTATCATCAAGGCTCTGGTTGCCGCTTTGCATGAATTCCCCACTTTAAACGCTTCCATCGATGATGAGAAAGAAGAGATCATCATCAAGAAGTACTACCATATGGGGATTGCAGCAGCCACCGAAGACGGTTTGTTAGTACCGGTATTAAAAGATGTGGATCGCAAATCGATGTTCCAACTGGCGGATGAGATGAGCGACTTGATTAAACGCACACGGGAGCGGAAAGCCGGTGTGGAAGACCTGAAGGGCAGCACCTTCACCATTACCAACATCGGAGCCTTCGGCGGCCAATTCTTCACCCCGATTATCAACTATCCGGAAGTGGCGATCTTCGGTATGGGCAAAATGGCGGATCGTCCGATGGCAGTCGATGGAGAAGTGGTAATCAAGCCCATTATGAACATCTCGCTGTCCATCGATCACCGCCTGATCGACGGCGATGTGGCCGCCCGCTTCCTCAATCGTGTCAAAGAGTTGCTGGAAAACCCGAAACTCTTGATGATGGAGATGAGCTGATATGGTAGTAGGAGACTTTGCAACCGAAGTTGACGTTCTTGTCGTCGGTGGCGGTCCTGGCGGCTATGTTGCCGCCATCCGTGCCGCCCAACTGGGGAAAAAAGTAACTTTAGTGGATAAAGCGGAACTGGGCGGAGTCTGCCTCAATCGGGGTTGTATTCCTTCCAAAGCGTTAATCCATGCGGCAGATGAAGTAAACAAAATGAAAAACGCCTCCCACATGGGCATCGAAGTGGATGGAGTCAAGCTTGACTTCCCCAAAACGATTCAGTGGAAAGATCAAGTGGTGAAAAAGCTGACAGGCGGTGTCGGTCAGCTTTTGAAGGGAAATAAAGTGGAAGTGGTACAAGGGGAAGTCTACTTCTCCGGAGAAAACACCGTCAAGGTCGCAACCGAGGATAACAGTACCACTTATCAGTTTGAGCACTGCATCTTGGCGACAGGCTCCCGCCCGACCCAGATTCCGTCGTTGCCGTTTGACGGAGAAAAAATCATCTCTTCCAC
This window harbors:
- a CDS encoding protein kinase domain-containing protein, with the protein product MEGSVLGGRYEILERLGGGGMATVYLALDQALERRVAVKVMNDSLSHDQGFIKRFHREAKAAGSLSHPNVVNVYDVDSEEDIYYIVMELVKGKSLMELIEERGSLPASEAAQIAIQVLEGLEHAHENGIVHRDIKPHNIMVNDKGRFKVTDFGISRVSKASTITQTGSVIGTVHYFSPEQAKGKETNSTSDLYSVGIVLYEMVTGTIPFDGEEAIGIALQHLQDPVPDPRAIQPDIPESFCQIIYRAMEKDPKDRFQTAQEMIVSLQHFLYNHTSGSYPFPLMGENSAAAAEGKNYQTPAPYWWNPNGQQTPPPYWNPNGQQTPPPQANENGQQAPPPQTSGHGQQTPPPQASGYGQQAPPPQTSGHNQQTPPPQASGYGQQTPPPQASKHGQQTPPPHASGHGQQTPPPRTASTPKKEKDKTGCFLVGGAILSVLIGLTAIILFIGYFIFNDFIQGFNEGFRGGYQDEPNQSDAEQADDDQSDETEADEVDENGDSADTDTDSDADGYNWKQDIPENEGNDTFQNFSHEGENGNYTVTLDVKMDDFAYNYDVIVSDQNGERTVREKQTGISYGEGTSNWIFVRQDELPGPGGLIKVAYYKQDGSERTEYLLEEF
- a CDS encoding protein kinase domain-containing protein — protein: MEGKTLGGRYEILHRLGGGGMAVVYLAQDRFLDRRVAVKVLKKALSRDEDLVRRFNREAKAVASMSHPGVIKVYDVGREDDIHYMVMEYMEGASLMDRIAKGKLATREAVEIAIQICDGLEHAHQQGVIHRDIKPHNIMATADGQFKLGDFGISRLSGATAITQTGAVIGSIHYFSPEQARGRDITKQSDIYSLGVVLFYVVTGVLPYDGDEAVAIALKHLEEPVPNPRDWDPELPEGVCHVIARAMAKSKEERYPSAAEMKADLEQAFTVPFRGTILSLSAEAKVTGSDRTDRALEEVGDKKNDRWKEILGKRRVWFGLGTGMACVMLLCFFLIQSHDSNTLDESTPSETASVFPPPETADDEEKAVIDEPEEEVEQEEEVVAEAEEEKERREVEPTPTPDQEQPPPVDPGWKATFDDQTGTLQVSGQEQEGTFAISVYHRGEMYDNYTSEEKRWSQLRYRFPEWDNYEPGKYEIDVYFMRKGVDTGDYIDLFTVEKEGVNNGDE
- a CDS encoding protein kinase domain-containing protein yields the protein MEGKLLGQRYEILRQLGGGGMAVVYLAQDRLLERQVAIKVLDDELGHDTDFIRRFEREAQAAASLSHPHIIAIYDVGQEDEIYYIVMEYMEGASLMDRIAERGMIPAREAVEIAIQICDGLEHAHQQGIIHRDIKPHNMMATATGQFKLGDFGIAQRHGATALTQSGQVMGSVHYFSPEQAQGKTVGPQSDVYSLGVVLYEMVTGTPPFNSEEGIAIALSHLRDPIPDPRRWNLDLPDGVCHVIARAMEKSSDTRYQSTAEMKAELEQAFLDIPRQPVQAFAPVSAVSEEGGMVANAASGKGKGWREWLHKRRLWFGLGIGLPLVLVSFFILWVGGELVQTQGGENGPQQPREVAGVAEKEEQTDGQEQEVTAEAETGEQQQPSDQTEKNQSAADEKKENDSPPSSTTPPSQQQPEERVVPQFEEFFDEATWTVRAKATQPGEGYFRIWVFKDDTPEYYQHYQSEEKYWDTFSFTIPDWESFPPGTYKISPHFHQSELDALPVDSDREFTVVKD
- a CDS encoding class I SAM-dependent methyltransferase: MLPGILQQTHQWVAERLPPGGIAVDATLGNGHDIRFLADHVGDAGRVFGFDIQEEAVRRSRLRLEKESLDGRVTLFHDSHEKIKFHLYNRSILHIDAVMFNLGYLPHGDKTITTQTDTTLDAMRQAVDMLNPGGILTAVLYTGHPGGREEAEQVLAWMKQLDTDYQTVQYQVLNREHAPILTAVCKG